The bacterium genome segment GAAGATCGTGCTCGACGTGCCGGGCCAGAAGTTCGAGCAGCTCATCGAGGAGCAGAAGCAGCGTGTCGGGGCGAAGCTCGACACCGATCTCCCGGCGGCGGATTTGCGCTCGCTGTCCGCCCGGTTCACGGATCTGATCCGGCACGAGACCGGCCTCACGTTTCCGGTCGACCCGTGGGAGCAGCTCGAGATGGCCATCCGCGCGGTCTTCGACTCGTGGAACGGACGCCGCGCGATCGACTACCGGAACTTCAACAAGATCCCGCACGACCTCGGCACCGCGGTGAACGTACAGGCGATGGTCTTCGGAAACATGGGTGAGGACAGCGCGACAGGCGTCGCCTTCACGCGCAACCCCGCGACGGGCGACAAGGGGCTGTACGGCGAGTACCTGCCGAACGCCCAAGGCGAGGACGTCGTCGCCGGCATCCGCACCCCGCATCCGATCAGCCAGATGCAGAACGAGATGCCCGGCGTGTATAAGCAGTTCCTCAAGGTGGCGCAGATGCTCGAGCGCCACTACAAGGACATCCAGGATCTCGAGTTCACGGTCGAACGCGGCAGGCTGTGGATGCTGCAGACGCGCAGCGGCAAGCGCACCGCGCAGGCGGCGGTCAAGGCCGCGGTCGACATGGCGCGCGAGCGGCTCATCACGAAGGACGAGGCGCTGCTGCGGGTCGAGCCCGAGCAGATCTACCAGCTCTTGCTGCCGCGGTTCGATCCCGACGACAAGGGCGTCGCCGAGCGCGAGGGCAAGCTGCTGGCGCGCGGCCTCAACGCCTCCCCGGGCGCGGCGACCGGCAAGGCCGTCTTCGATCCCGACACCGCGGCCGAACTCGGGGGCAAAGGGGAGGCGGTCATCCTCGTGCGTCCGGAGACCAACCCCGACGACGTCCACGGGATGCTCGCGGCGCGCGGCATCCTCACCGCGCGCGGCGGCGCGACGAGCCACGCCGCGGTCGTGGCGCGCGGCCTCGGCAAGCCCTGCGTCGCCGGCGCCGAGGCGATCCGCGTCGATCCGGAGGCGCGGCGGTTCAGCGTGAACGGCCAGGTCGTGCACCAGGGCGACTTCATCTCCATCGACGGCACGACCGGCGAGGTCTTCGGCCGTTCGATCCGCACGATCGACCCCGACGTCGCCCGGGACGAAAATCTCCAGAGGCTGCTCGGCTGGGCGGACAAGGCCCGCCGGCTCGGCGTGTGGGCCAACGCCGACTACCCGCGGGACGCCGAGCGCGCGAGGGCGTTCGGCGCGGAGGGCGTCGGACTCTGCCGCACGGAGCACATGTTCTTCGAAGAGGACCGCCTGCCGATCGTCCGCCGCATGATCCTCGCCGACACCGACGCCGAGCGGCAGCGCGCGCTCGACGAGCTGCTGCCGGTGCAGCGGCAGGACTTCGTCGGCATCCTGCGCGCGATGGCCGGCCACACGGTCGTCATCCGCCTGATCGACCCGCCGCTACACGAGTTTCTGCCGCGTTACGACGAGCTGCTGGTCGAGGTCACGCAGCTGCGCGACCGCGGCGACAACCCGGCGGAGCTCGCGGAAAAGGAGCATCTCCTGCGCGCCGTGCAGGGGATGCGCGAGCAGAACCCGATGCTGGGGCTCCGCGGCATCCGGCTCGGCATCCTCTTCCCGGGCATCATCGACATGCAGGTCCGGGCGATCCTCGAGGCGGCGTGCCTCCTGGCGAAGCAGGGCGTGCGGACGCATCCCGAGATCATGATTCCGCTCGTCGGCCACGTGAACGAGCTGGCGGTCGTGGAGGAGCGGGTCCGGCCGCTCGCCGAGCGGGTGATGAAGGAGCAGGGGATCAAGGTCGGCTACAAGTTCGGGACGATGATCGAGGTCCCGCGCGCCTGCGTCGTCGCCGGCGACATCGCGAAGCGGGCGGAGTTCTTCTCGTTCGGCAGCAACGACCTGACGCAGCTGATCTTCGGCTTCAGCCGGGACGACGCGGAGGGCAAGTTCCTCCTCCAGTACGTGAAGGAGAAGATCCTGCCCGAGAACCCGTTCCAGGTCCTCGACGCCGAGGGCGTCGGCGTGCTGATCGACATGGCGGTCCGCGACGGGCGCCGGATGCGGCCCGACATCGAGCTCGGTATCTGCGGCGAGCACGGCGGCGATCCGGCCAGCATCGAGTTCTGCCACAAGGTGGGCCTGAGCTACGTGAGCTGCTCGCCGTACCGCGTGCCGACGGCGCGGCTGGCCGCGGCGCAGGCCGCGCTCCGGGAGCGCAGGACGCGCGCCGAGCGGGACAAGTAACGCAGCCGGCGGGGCGCGCCGCGCGCCCCGCCGGCTGCGACATCAGCCTGAGCGGTCGGGGGGGCCGGCGGCGGTGAATCCGCGCGAAACGACGGAGGCGCTGGAGGACCGGCTGCTTACTCCGTACGCCGCCCGCAGCGCCGCGTCCCGAGGACGGGCGCGGCCGGAAACTCCCGATTCCATCCGCACCGACTTCCAGCGCGACCGCGACCGGGTCGTCCACTCCAAGGCGTTCCGCCGCCTGATGCACAAGACGCAGGTGTTCATCGCCCCGGAGGGCGACCACTACCGGACGCGCCTGACGCATACCCTCGAGGTGTCGCAGATCGCCCGCACGGTCGCGCGGGCGCTCCGGCTCAACGAGGACCTCACCGAAGCGATCGTGCTCGCCCACGACCTCGGCCATCCGCCGTTCGGGCACGCCGGCGAGGAGGCGCTGAACGGCGTGATGGCGCCCCACGGCGGCTTCCGCCACGATGTGCAGAGCCTGCGCATCGTCGAGCTGCTGGAACGCCGGCGCACGCGCATCGGGCGGGTCGAGCACGGGCTCAACCTGACCTGGGAAGTGCGCGACGGGATCGGCGGCCACTCGAAAGGTCCGGCGGATCTCGAGACGCTGCCGCCGATCGACGAAACGCCGCCGGACGCGATGCCGCACACGGTCGAGGGGCAGCTGGCGCGCGTGTCCGACCGCGTCGCCTACGTTCACCACGACACCGACGACGCGATCCGGGCCGGACTGATCGGCGAACGGGACGTGCCGGCGTCCGTGCGGGATGTGCTCGGCGAGACGCGCGGCCAGTGGGTCGACGTGACGGTCCGCGACATCGTCGAGCGCTCGACGGGGAAGCCCCGGATCGAAATGAGCGATCCGATCCGGAGCGCGCTCAACCGGCTGAAGGACTTTCTCTTCGAGCGCGTCTACCTCGGCTCGGTGGCCAAGTCGGACATCGGCAAGGCGCAGCGTCTCGTGCGGGAGCTGTTCGACTATTTCGCCGCGCATCCGGATGAGATCGGGGACGAGGCCCGCGCGGCCTTGGAGGACGGCACGGCCGACGTGCACCGCGCCGTCTGCGACTTCCTCGCGGGAATGACCGACCGGTTCGCGATCCGCACGCACGAGCGGCTCTTCGTGCCGCGGGCCTGGGAGGGGCCGTAGGCACTACGCCGGTTCGACCCCGACGATCGCGACGCTGGCGGAACGCGTCGGGCGGTGGACTCAGCGGGCTCCGAAGCGCTGCGCCGCGTCGGGCGCGATCATGAAGAACATGAGCACCGCGAGGAGCAGCGGGGAGACCGCGATGCCCACCATCGCCACGCGCTCAAACTTGAGGTTCATGTAGTAAGCGGCGATCATCGAGGCTTTGATCGAGGCGGTGATGATGAGGATCGTGACGCGCACCGCGGGCGGCAGGTGCCACGCCAGCACGGTACTGGCCTCGATTAGGGTCAGCAGCAGTAGGACGGCGAAACCGACCATGTAGACCCGCGTCACGCCTTCGGGTAGCGGCTGCGCGTGGAATTCCTCGGCTTCGCCGTGCTCCATCGCCCCGTGACCCGCCTGCGAATCGCTCATGTGCGTGAGGTCCTCCCTCTACAGCAGGTAGATCGACGGCCAGATGAACACCCAGACCAGGTCGACGAAGCC includes the following:
- a CDS encoding deoxyguanosinetriphosphate triphosphohydrolase, translating into MNPRETTEALEDRLLTPYAARSAASRGRARPETPDSIRTDFQRDRDRVVHSKAFRRLMHKTQVFIAPEGDHYRTRLTHTLEVSQIARTVARALRLNEDLTEAIVLAHDLGHPPFGHAGEEALNGVMAPHGGFRHDVQSLRIVELLERRRTRIGRVEHGLNLTWEVRDGIGGHSKGPADLETLPPIDETPPDAMPHTVEGQLARVSDRVAYVHHDTDDAIRAGLIGERDVPASVRDVLGETRGQWVDVTVRDIVERSTGKPRIEMSDPIRSALNRLKDFLFERVYLGSVAKSDIGKAQRLVRELFDYFAAHPDEIGDEARAALEDGTADVHRAVCDFLAGMTDRFAIRTHERLFVPRAWEGP
- a CDS encoding cytochrome C oxidase subunit IV family protein; translation: MSDSQAGHGAMEHGEAEEFHAQPLPEGVTRVYMVGFAVLLLLTLIEASTVLAWHLPPAVRVTILIITASIKASMIAAYYMNLKFERVAMVGIAVSPLLLAVLMFFMIAPDAAQRFGAR
- the ppdK gene encoding pyruvate, phosphate dikinase, whose translation is MGAKAIWLFEEGNASMRELLGGKGAGLAEMSRVGLPVPPGFTITTEVCNSYLAHGKTFPPGLMDGVRRALATVERRMGKRFGDPKNPLLVSVRSGAKFSMPGMMDTVLNLGLNSDTVRGLAALTGDERFAEDAYRRFAQMFGKIVLDVPGQKFEQLIEEQKQRVGAKLDTDLPAADLRSLSARFTDLIRHETGLTFPVDPWEQLEMAIRAVFDSWNGRRAIDYRNFNKIPHDLGTAVNVQAMVFGNMGEDSATGVAFTRNPATGDKGLYGEYLPNAQGEDVVAGIRTPHPISQMQNEMPGVYKQFLKVAQMLERHYKDIQDLEFTVERGRLWMLQTRSGKRTAQAAVKAAVDMARERLITKDEALLRVEPEQIYQLLLPRFDPDDKGVAEREGKLLARGLNASPGAATGKAVFDPDTAAELGGKGEAVILVRPETNPDDVHGMLAARGILTARGGATSHAAVVARGLGKPCVAGAEAIRVDPEARRFSVNGQVVHQGDFISIDGTTGEVFGRSIRTIDPDVARDENLQRLLGWADKARRLGVWANADYPRDAERARAFGAEGVGLCRTEHMFFEEDRLPIVRRMILADTDAERQRALDELLPVQRQDFVGILRAMAGHTVVIRLIDPPLHEFLPRYDELLVEVTQLRDRGDNPAELAEKEHLLRAVQGMREQNPMLGLRGIRLGILFPGIIDMQVRAILEAACLLAKQGVRTHPEIMIPLVGHVNELAVVEERVRPLAERVMKEQGIKVGYKFGTMIEVPRACVVAGDIAKRAEFFSFGSNDLTQLIFGFSRDDAEGKFLLQYVKEKILPENPFQVLDAEGVGVLIDMAVRDGRRMRPDIELGICGEHGGDPASIEFCHKVGLSYVSCSPYRVPTARLAAAQAALRERRTRAERDK